GGTATCCGATGAAGGACAAATTTCACATAAAGGAATCTACAATACTATTAACGATGAACATCGGATGGGTAATATAAACAATTCTAAATATTATCGCAGCATTGTAACTGAACCAAACAATGTTCGTGACAATTGTGATCCATGCTTCGTAGATTGTGACAGTTACAAACCGATGCTAAAGGAGGAACAATCGGTAGGTACGCCGGTGATGCGTGTAACCGCTACCGATCCCGACCCCCGCCAAACGATCGAGTACAGCTTCGTAACAACGCCAGGAGAACGAGCCCGCTTTCGTATTGACAAGAGCACAGGTGAGATCACGACGGCTCACATCTTCGATCGCGATGAACCGATTCGTGAGAAGGAGATCTACATCACGGTACGTGCGACCGATAATGGACGACCTCGGTTAGACGATGTGTGCACCTTCAAAGTGACGATCCTTGACATCAACGACAATCCGCCTGTATTCGATAAGGTGCGCTATGAAGAGTCTGTGACGAAAGACATGAAAGCGAACCAGCGCGTAGCTACCATATCGGCAACGGATATGGATGACGGGGATAACAGCATTATCAAGTATGAGATCGTGCAAATGAACCCAGATAGCAGTTACTTCAAAATCAACGAGAACAACGGTGTGCTCACTCTAACGAAACCGGTTGACCGCAGTCCTGGCCAGTACTATGCTATACGCGTGAGGGCATATAATGTGGATCCACAGGGGGAAGCTGTACAAGATGCGGAGATGGACGTTAAAGTACGTGTGGTGGAGTCCAATAAACTTCCTCCTTACTTCACCAAGGTGCAAGCGACGCCCATCGTGCTGAATGAAACGTTTAAGAATTATACCGAATCATTAGCAGAGTTCGATGCAGAATCAAACATTCCCGAAAAACCAGAAGTCATCTTCGAGCTCATTCAAGGTCGTGCTGAACAAACGAATTCGAAAAACACCTTTCTACTGGAACAGGTTAATAATACTGCCTCAATCAAGCTAGGAAAGACGCTGGATTATGAAACCGTGACGGAGTATACTCTCACAGTGAGCGTGAAAAATTCACACGACTTGGTCGCAGAAGCTGTGCTGAAGATTAAGGTGCTGGATGAGAACGACATTATCCCGATGTTCACGGAGGTGACATCGGGTACTATTCCGGAAGACGAACCACCCGGTACTCCTGTGATGCAGGTACGAGCATATGATCTTGATGGAACTTCTGCCAACAACATCGTGTCGTACAGGTTCGAGGATGAAAATCAACAGTTGTTTCACATTGATAGTCGAACGGGTAAAATTACGTCGCTGGTAAAGTTTGATCAAGAAGCGAAAGATTTTTATCCTTTGAAGATCACCGCCGAAGACAACTCTCCATCGGCACTGTACAGAAACGGTAAGCCGAATAGTATCTCTCAGCTATTCATCATTAAGATCTCAGATAAGAACGATCACCAACCGACATTTGTAAAAGATCACTTTGTAGCCGAAAATGTACCGGAGGATGCAGATATTAACACGGTACTGATCGAAGTGACTGCTATAGATCAAGACACGGCCTCGCTTATTACCTACAGTATTATTGAAGGTAATGTGGGTAATGCGTTCAAGATCGATGAGAATACTGGTCGTATCTCAGTAAATAGCCGACTGGACTATGAGACTATCCGTAGCTACCAGCTGATAGTACAAGCAGACGATGGTATCTTCCAGGACAACGCCACTGTTTCGATTAAAATCGAAAATGTCAACGATAATCCTCCACGCTTTATAAACCTCCGCAATGTGACGATCCAGGAAGAAACGATTCCTCCTGGCTGTATCATGATCATCCAGGCATTTGATCCGGACATTGAGAATCGAGACGAACCGCAACACATACGATTCTCGTTTGTAAAAGAACAGGAGGACTTGCTGGAGATCGATGACAACGGATGTCTGCGGCTAAGAAAAGCGCTTGATCGTGATCCACCGCAGGGCTTTAAGAGTTGGCAATTTATTATCACCGCAACGGATGAAGATGGCGCAGGAAAGAAAACTCCAGCTACTGTGAATATTTTCCTGGAAGATATTAACGACAACGCACCGTATCTATCGAACCCAATGCCAGTTGTGTGGGGAGAGAATCGATCACCTGGTTTGATCGTGAGACTGACGGCAGAAGACGTAGACGAAGCACAGAACGGTCCGCCATTCCATTACAGCATTGATCCAAACGCACCATACGAGATCAAGGAACGGTTCCAAGTGCAAGGGGACGAACTGTATGCGCTGGTAGAGTTTGATCGAGAAGAGCAAAAGGAGTATCGAGTACCGATCAGGATCAGCGACTCTGGTGAAGAACCGATGAGCGACGTCAGTATGTTGCATCTTGTGATTGGCGATGAAAATGACAGCGAGATGTGGCCGGGTGATAGTCGTATCTTCGTTTACAACTACAAAGGCGAATCGCCCAACACGGAAGTTGGTCGAGTTTACGTGGATGA
The DNA window shown above is from Anopheles funestus chromosome 3RL, idAnoFuneDA-416_04, whole genome shotgun sequence and carries:
- the LOC125770629 gene encoding DE-cadherin-like, coding for MCRLVAQVVLLWLGLYWLNIVHTTDGATNDKVSDEGQISHKGIYNTINDEHRMGNINNSKYYRSIVTEPNNVRDNCDPCFVDCDSYKPMLKEEQSVGTPVMRVTATDPDPRQTIEYSFVTTPGERARFRIDKSTGEITTAHIFDRDEPIREKEIYITVRATDNGRPRLDDVCTFKVTILDINDNPPVFDKVRYEESVTKDMKANQRVATISATDMDDGDNSIIKYEIVQMNPDSSYFKINENNGVLTLTKPVDRSPGQYYAIRVRAYNVDPQGEAVQDAEMDVKVRVVESNKLPPYFTKVQATPIVLNETFKNYTESLAEFDAESNIPEKPEVIFELIQGRAEQTNSKNTFLLEQVNNTASIKLGKTLDYETVTEYTLTVSVKNSHDLVAEAVLKIKVLDENDIIPMFTEVTSGTIPEDEPPGTPVMQVRAYDLDGTSANNIVSYRFEDENQQLFHIDSRTGKITSLVKFDQEAKDFYPLKITAEDNSPSALYRNGKPNSISQLFIIKISDKNDHQPTFVKDHFVAENVPEDADINTVLIEVTAIDQDTASLITYSIIEGNVGNAFKIDENTGRISVNSRLDYETIRSYQLIVQADDGIFQDNATVSIKIENVNDNPPRFINLRNVTIQEETIPPGCIMIIQAFDPDIENRDEPQHIRFSFVKEQEDLLEIDDNGCLRLRKALDRDPPQGFKSWQFIITATDEDGAGKKTPATVNIFLEDINDNAPYLSNPMPVVWGENRSPGLIVRLTAEDVDEAQNGPPFHYSIDPNAPYEIKERFQVQGDELYALVEFDREEQKEYRVPIRISDSGEEPMSDVSMLHLVIGDENDSEMWPGDSRIFVYNYKGESPNTEVGRVYVDDPDDWDLADKTFQWDDATRHQSVDFFDLNRDTGMITMLQGTRGGEYELNFHVIEQSSYFPRHNVTAKVIVTVKEIPEEAVDKSGSIRFHNVTAEEFVSRTSGQQTTPKDRLQMSIAKTLNVSRENVDVFTVLKRDNVNGTFLDVRFSAHGSHYYAPERLNGMLGYGLRQLEEDVGLSVLMVGIDECIEEGRNCELSCKNTLYKSNVPIAVYTNTSSFVGVNAFVQAECVCEVSPPSLTCLNGGFLVNDRCSCLEGFEGPHCEMLSIGFYGSGYALYPPISPCNMTRISIELSPHQEDGLVMYIGPLNYNPRLPVQDFLALELVKGLPVLLLDYGSGTIRIEHRHRFPQGKPFTVELVLQPQTIEMIVDNCKLSTCMSLDAPKGPNRFLNVNAPLQLGGAAVNLNYLGSLYNWTYIPQDKGFSGCLRNLTINERTYDLGLPSLAKNADPGCQRSVAVAVSFGIDSYFLIAIIACIVLLLILLLAVVVHKKHQDGWHEKDMDDIRETIINYEEEGGGERDAEYDLTVLQGPPIYLDKPYGSELRQKEATTEVPDIGAFLTDKKDACDKDADAYPIDDVRHYAYEGDGNSTGSLSSLASCTDEGDLKFNYLSNFGPRFRKLADMYGEEPSDTDSNVDDEEGWRI